One region of Gorilla gorilla gorilla isolate KB3781 chromosome 15, NHGRI_mGorGor1-v2.1_pri, whole genome shotgun sequence genomic DNA includes:
- the PROX2 gene encoding prospero homeobox protein 2 isoform X1, whose product MDPNSVLLSPQPQICSHLAEACTEGDRSSSPPELDRDSPFPWSQVPSSSPTDPEWFGDEHIQAKRARVETIVRGMCLSPNPLVPGNAQAGVSPRCPKKARERKRKQNLPTQQGLLMPAPAWDQGNRKGGPRVREQLHLLKQQLRHLQEHILQAAKPRDTAQGPGGCGTGKGPLSAKQGNGCGPRPWVVDGDHQQGTSKDLSGAEKHQESEKPSFLPSGAPALLEILRKELTRAVSQAVDSVLQKVLLDPPGRLTQLGRSFQGQVPEGRSEPSPPVGGACKDPLALAALPRRVQLQAGVPVGNLSLAKHLDSPRYPIPPRMIPKPCQDPPANCPLTAPSHIQENQILSQLLGHGCNSGHWSSSPPQDSSSQRHPSSEPALRPWRTTKPQPLVLSQQQCPLPFTSAHLESLPLLPSVKMEQRGLHAVTEALPFSLLHIQEGLNPGHLKKAKLMFFFTRYPSSNLLKVYFPDVQFNRCITSQMIKWFSNFREFYYIQMEKSARQAISDGVTNPKMLVVLRNSELFRALNMHYNKGNDFEVPDCFLEIASLTLQEFFRAVSAGRDSDPSWKKPIYKIISKLDSDIPEIFKSSSYPQ is encoded by the exons ATGGATCCAAACTCCGTCTTGCTTTCTCCTCAGCCCCAGATCTGCTCCCACCTAGCAGAAGCTTGTACGGAAGGCGACAGAAGCTCATCCCCTCCAGAGCTGGATAGAGACTCCCCATTTCCCTGGAGTCAGGTCCCCAGCTCCAGCCCTACAGACCCCGAATGGTTTGGTGATGAGCACATCCAGGCGAAGAGGGCCAGAGTGGAGACCATCGTCCGAGGCATGTGTCTCTCCCCGAATCCTCTGGTGCCAGGCAATGCGCAAGCTGGGGTCAGcccacgctgcccaaagaaggcccgagagaggaagaggaagcagaacCTTCCCACACAGCAAGGCCTCCTGATGCCAGCCCCTGCCTGGGACCAGGGCAACAGGAAGGGGGGCCCTCGTGTGAGAGAACAACTTCACCTGCTGAAGCAACAGCTAAGACATCTGCAAGAGCACATCCTACAGGCTGCCAAGCCCAGGGACACAGCTCAGGGGCCAGGAGGCTGTGGCACGGGGAAAGGCCCTCTGAGTGCAAAGCAGGGGAATGGCTGTGGGCCTCGCCCCTGGGTTGTGGACGGTGACCACCAGCAAGGTACCAGCAAGGACCTCTCTGGGGCAGAAAAACACCAAGAGTCTGAGAAGCCCAGTTTCCTTCCTTCTGGAGCACCAGCTTTGCTAGAGATTCTGAGGAAAGAGCTGACCAGGGCAGTGTCCCAGGCTGTGGACTCGGTATTACAAAAGGTACTATTGGATCCACCAGGCCGCCTGACTCAGCTGGGCAGAAGCTTCCAGGGGCAGGTGCCAGAGGGTAGAAGCGAGCCCTCACCTCCTGTGGGAGGGGCCTGTAAAGATCCACTTGCTTTGGCTGCCTTGCCCAGGAGGGTCCAGCTACAAGCTGGGGTCCCAGTAGGAAATTTATCACTGGCCAAGCATCTAGATTCTCCTAGGTACCCTATCCCTCCAAGAATGATCCCCAAACCCTGTCAGGATCCCCCAGCAAACTGTCCCTTGACTGCACCTTCCCACATCCAGGAAAATCAGATTCTTAGCCAGCTACTGGGTCATGGATGCAACAGTGGCCATTGGAGTAGCAGTCCTCCCCAGGACTCATCTTCCCAGAGGCACCCCTCCTCAGAGCCTGCCCTACGACCTTGGAGAACTACTAAACCGCAACCATTGGTCCTGAGCCAGCAGCAGTGTCCCTTGCCTTTCACCTCTGCCCATCTGGAAAGTCTACCCCTTCTTCCCTCGGTGAAGATGGAACAGAGAGGCCTGCATGCTGTCACGGAGGCACTGCCTTTCTCTTTG TTGCATATCCAG GAGGGTCTAAACCCTGGTCACTTGAAGAAGGCCAAACTAATGTTTTTCTTCACACGATATCCCAGCTCCAACCTCCTGAAGGTTTATTTTCCTGATGTTCAG TTCAACCGCTGCATTACCTCCCAGATGATCAAGTGGTTCAGCAACTTTCGTGAGTTTTATTACATCCAAATGGAAAAATCTGCCCGGCAAGCAATTTCAGATGGTGTCACaaatcccaaaatgctggtggTTCTCCGCAATTCAGAACTTTTTCGAGCTCTCAATATGCACTACAACAAGGGAAATGACTTTGAG GTTCCAGATTGCTTCTTGGAAATTGCCAGCTTGACGTTACAGGAGTTCTTCAGGGCTGTCTCCGCAGGGAGAGACTCAGATCCTTCCTGGAAGAAacccatttataaaattatttcgaAACTGGACAGTGACATCCCAGAGATATTCAAATCTTCCAGCTATCCCCAGTAG
- the PROX2 gene encoding prospero homeobox protein 2 isoform X2, with the protein MDPNSVLLSPQPQICSHLAEACTEGDRSSSPPELDRDSPFPWSQVPSSSPTDPEWFGDEHIQAKRARVETIVRGMCLSPNPLVPGNAQAGVSPRCPKKARERKRKQNLPTQQGLLMPAPAWDQGNRKGGPRVREQLHLLKQQLRHLQEHILQAAKPRDTAQGPGGCGTGKGPLSAKQGNGCGPRPWVVDGDHQQGTSKDLSGAEKHQESEKPSFLPSGAPALLEILRKELTRAVSQAVDSVLQKFNRCITSQMIKWFSNFREFYYIQMEKSARQAISDGVTNPKMLVVLRNSELFRALNMHYNKGNDFEVPDCFLEIASLTLQEFFRAVSAGRDSDPSWKKPIYKIISKLDSDIPEIFKSSSYPQ; encoded by the exons ATGGATCCAAACTCCGTCTTGCTTTCTCCTCAGCCCCAGATCTGCTCCCACCTAGCAGAAGCTTGTACGGAAGGCGACAGAAGCTCATCCCCTCCAGAGCTGGATAGAGACTCCCCATTTCCCTGGAGTCAGGTCCCCAGCTCCAGCCCTACAGACCCCGAATGGTTTGGTGATGAGCACATCCAGGCGAAGAGGGCCAGAGTGGAGACCATCGTCCGAGGCATGTGTCTCTCCCCGAATCCTCTGGTGCCAGGCAATGCGCAAGCTGGGGTCAGcccacgctgcccaaagaaggcccgagagaggaagaggaagcagaacCTTCCCACACAGCAAGGCCTCCTGATGCCAGCCCCTGCCTGGGACCAGGGCAACAGGAAGGGGGGCCCTCGTGTGAGAGAACAACTTCACCTGCTGAAGCAACAGCTAAGACATCTGCAAGAGCACATCCTACAGGCTGCCAAGCCCAGGGACACAGCTCAGGGGCCAGGAGGCTGTGGCACGGGGAAAGGCCCTCTGAGTGCAAAGCAGGGGAATGGCTGTGGGCCTCGCCCCTGGGTTGTGGACGGTGACCACCAGCAAGGTACCAGCAAGGACCTCTCTGGGGCAGAAAAACACCAAGAGTCTGAGAAGCCCAGTTTCCTTCCTTCTGGAGCACCAGCTTTGCTAGAGATTCTGAGGAAAGAGCTGACCAGGGCAGTGTCCCAGGCTGTGGACTCGGTATTACAAAAG TTCAACCGCTGCATTACCTCCCAGATGATCAAGTGGTTCAGCAACTTTCGTGAGTTTTATTACATCCAAATGGAAAAATCTGCCCGGCAAGCAATTTCAGATGGTGTCACaaatcccaaaatgctggtggTTCTCCGCAATTCAGAACTTTTTCGAGCTCTCAATATGCACTACAACAAGGGAAATGACTTTGAG GTTCCAGATTGCTTCTTGGAAATTGCCAGCTTGACGTTACAGGAGTTCTTCAGGGCTGTCTCCGCAGGGAGAGACTCAGATCCTTCCTGGAAGAAacccatttataaaattatttcgaAACTGGACAGTGACATCCCAGAGATATTCAAATCTTCCAGCTATCCCCAGTAG